One Triticum dicoccoides isolate Atlit2015 ecotype Zavitan chromosome 5B, WEW_v2.0, whole genome shotgun sequence genomic window carries:
- the LOC119308910 gene encoding probable histone acetyltransferase type B catalytic subunit: MALKQKGSDAAAADTGKRRRVGFAGIDAGTEANECMQVFLARNPDEVGSADSTPIEPFDLNHFFGEDGKIYGYTNLKINVWISAISFHAYAEISFQETSDGGKGITDLKPALQNIFGENLVEKDEFLEAFSKECQCISDVVTNGNSIKPDASGEHDLSVEIVRVELQGAAAYLYSRLVSLVLLLVEGSTPIDITEHGWEMLLIVKKAELESSASKFQLLGFAAVHHFYHYPESTRLRISQILVLPPYQGEGHGRLLLEAINSIAESENMYDVTIEDPSDYLQYVRSSIDCLRLLTFEPIKPALGAMVLSLEQTNLSKRTRSSIMVPPSDLAETVRQKLKINKKQFLRCWEILIYLHLDAENLKCIDNFRACIYDRTKGELLGGASGTNGKRLVQVPTSFDEDTSFAVFWTKEGGDEDNQTVQLQPEDLATQEEQLNELVDNQMEEIAEVAKNVASRGKDKLAA, from the exons ATGGCTCTCAAGCAGAAGGGGAGCGACGCTGCCGCCGCCGACACCGGCAAGCGCCGCCGCGTCGGCTTCGCCGGCATCG ATGCTGGAACTGAAGCGAATGAATGCATGCAAGTGTTTCTTG CAAGAAACCCTGACGAGGTGGGCTCAGCAGACAGCACTCCCATTGAGCCATTTGACCTAAACCATTTCTTCGGTGAAGATGGCAAGATATATGGCTACACAAATCTCAAG ATCAATGTGTGGATaagtgctatatcatttcatgcatatgCCGAGATTTCATTCCAGGAAACATCTGAT GGAGGGAAAGGGATCACAGATCTAAAGCCCGCCCTTCAG AACATTTTTGGGGAAAACCTAGTAGAAAAAGATGAATTTCTGGAGGCATTCTCAAAGGAATGCCAGTGTATCAG TGATGTCGTGACGAATGGTAATTCCATTAAACCTGATGCATCAGGTGAACATGATCTGTCAGTTGAG ATTGTTcgagttgaactccaaggtgctgcTGCATACCTTTATTCACGTTTGGTATCACTTGTTCTGCTTCTGGTTGAAG GTTCCACACCTATAGATATCACGGAACATGGATGGGAAATGCTCCTTATAGTGAAGAAGGCAGAGCTTGAGTCATCTGCTTCAAAATTTCAGTTGCTAGGCTTTGCAGCTGTCCACCATTTTTATCATTACCCTGAGAGCACTCGCTTGCGTATCAGTCAG ATACTGGTCTTACCACCTTATCAGGGTGAAGGGCACGGCCGTCTTCTTCTTGAGGCAATCAATTCTATTGCAGAATCCGAGAACATGTATGACGTAACTATCGAAGACCCTTCTGATTACCTGCAGTATGTACGTTCGTCCATCGACTGTCTCCGTCTCCTCACCTTTGAGCCAATCAAGCCTGCACTTGGTGCTATGGTCTTGTCTCTAGAGCAGACCAACCTGTCTAAAAGAACTCGCAGTTCGATAATGGTTCCGCCGTCCGACCTGGCCGAGACCGTGCGGCAGAAGCTGAAGATCAACAAGAAGCAGTTCCTGCGGTGCTGGGAAATTCTGATCTATCTACACCTTGACGCCGAAAACCTCAAGTGCATTGACAACTTCAGGGCCTGCATCTACGACCGCACCAAAGGTGAGCTACTCGGCGGCGCCTCTGGAACCAACGGGAAGCGGCTCGTCCAAGTGCCCACTAGTTTCGATGAGGACACGTCATTTGCTGTGTTCTGGACAAAGGAAGGCGGGGACGAAGATAATCAGACAGTCCAGCTGCAGCCGGAAGATCTTGCCACTCAGGAGGAGCAGCTAAATGAATTGGTGGACAATCAAATGGAAGAGATTGCTGAGGTCGCCAAGAACGTTGCCTCACGCGGCAAGGATAAATTGGCTGCTTGA